A single Vespula vulgaris chromosome 3, iyVesVulg1.1, whole genome shotgun sequence DNA region contains:
- the LOC127062849 gene encoding platelet binding protein GspB-like isoform X15, with protein sequence MKILVSSLLFLVVSTTALSIQPNRVDLRRNSPINTISKIEASLGIRAQGKGAVNSGQSTAAHGGSSAVVNIGINAGGKGGVNSGKNTGAYAGSNVNAKIGLGAVVGAGVNSGKNTGAYGGSNANAKIGVATAVGAGVNSGKNTGSHGGSNANAKIGVATAVGAGVNSGKNTGSHGGSNANAKIGVATAVGAGVNSGKNTGSHGGSNANAKIGVATAVGAGVNSGKNTGGHGGSNVNAKIGIGAAGGVNARGDSKAGLGIYAGVHGGSHARADLGIKGGINAAGHGRSGSNTGANVNAGINVRTKEGSSAKASIGINAGVNVGAHGRSNAGAKIGINTRVHAGDNRGSKAGANLGISAGLHTRWNLPSQEHNQHKNHHESHLSYIPSFHNLPKLPHIPLPHIPLPHIPLPHIPFPPFHFWSTSTTSTTTEKPCESESTSSSTSKHPIETSSSSASPSSSSPKQPSVAPSSSASPSSFNSEQPSEAPSSSVSPSSESTPCEEPSKAPSSSASPSSSSSEQPSEAPSSSASPSSSSSEQPSAAPSSSASPSSSSSEQPSEAPSSSASPSSSSSEQPSAAPSSSASPSPSSSERPSEEPSSSASPSSSSSEKPSEAPSSPASPSSSSSEQPSEASSSSASPNSESTPCEEPSEAPSSSASPSSTSSEQPSEASSSSASPSSSSSEQPSEAPSSSASPSSSSSEQPSEAPSSSASPSSSSSEQPSEATSSSASPSPSSSEQPSEAPSSSASPSPSSSEQPSEAPSSSASPSSSSSEQPSEAPSSSAAPNSESTPCEEPSEASSSSASHSSTSSEQPSEAPSSSASPSSSSSEQPSEAPSSSASPSPSSSEQPSEAPSSSASPSSSSSEQPSEAPSSSASPSSSSSEQPSEAPSSSASPSPSSSEQPSEAPSSSASPSSSSSEQPSEAPSSSAAPNSESTPCEEPSEAPSSSASPSSTSSEQPSEAPSSSASPSSSSSEQPSEAPSSSASPSSSSSEQPSEAPSSSASPSPSSSEQPSEAPSSSASPSSSSSEQPSEAPSSSAAPNSESTPCEEPSEAPSSSASPSSTSSEQPSEAPSSSASPSSSSSEQPSEAPSSSASPSSSSSEQPSEAPSSSASPSSSSSEQPSEAPSSSASPSSSSSEQPSEAPSSSASPSSSSSEQPSEAPSSSASPSPSSSEQPSEAPSSSASPSSSSSEQPSEAPSSSASPSSSSSEQPSEAPSSSASPSSSSSEQPSEAPSSSASPSSSSSEQPSEAPSSSASPSSSSSEQPSEAPSSSASPSPSSSEQPSEAPSSSASPSTSSFEQPSEAPSSSASPSSSSPEQPSEAPSSSASPISESTPCEESSKAPSSSASPSTSSSEQPSEAPSSSTSPSPSSSEQPSEEPSSSTSPSSSSSEQPSVTPSSSASPSSESTPCEDPSEAPSSSASPSSSSSEQPSEAPSSSASPNSSSSEQPSEAPSSSASPSSSSSEQPSEAPSSSASPSSSSSEQPSVAPSSSASPSSSSSEQPSEAPSSSASPSSESTPCEEPSEAPSSSASPSSSSSEQPSEAPSSSASPSSSSSDQPSEAPSSSASPSSSSSEQPSEAPSSSASPSSESTPCEEPSEAPSSSASPSSSSSEQPSEAPSSSASPSSSSSEQPSEAPSSSASPSSSSSEQPSEAPSSSASPSSSSSEQPSEAPSSSASPSPSSSEQPSEAPSSSASPSSSSSEQPSEAPSSSASPSSSSSDQPSEAPSSSASPSSSSSEQPSEAPSSSTSPSSESTPCEEPSEAPSSSASPSSSSSEQPSEAPSSSASPSSSSSEQPSEAPSSSASPSSSSSDQPSEAPSSSASPSSSSSEQPSEAPSSSASPSSESTPCEEPSEAPSSSASPSSSSSEQPSEAPSSSASPSSSSSEQPSEAPSSSASPSSSSSEQPSEAPSSSVSPSSSSSEQPSEAPSSSASPSPSSSEQPSEAPSSSASPSSSSSEQPSEAPSSSASPSPSSSEQPSEAPSSSASPSSSSSEQPSEAPSSSASPSPSSSEQPSEAPSSSASPSSSSSEQPSEAPSSSASPSSSSSEQPSEAPSSSASPSSSSSEQPSEAPSSSASPSSSSSEQPTEAPSSSASPSSSSSEQPSEAPSSSAAPSSSSSEQPSEAPSSSASPSSSSSEQPSEAPSSSASPSSESTPCEEPSEAPSSSASPSSESTPCEEPSEAPSSSASPSSSSSEQPSEAPSSSASPSSSSSEQPSEAPSSSASPTSSSSEQPSVGPSSSPSPSSDSTPCDESSEGPSSSGSPSSSSSPQPSGAPSSSASPSTDSTPWTPSTGVPYHFTNPAGRHCICY encoded by the exons ATGAAGATACTCGTGTCCTCTCTACTCTTCCTTGTGGTTTCTACCACGGCCCTCTCG ATACAACCAAATCGAGTGGATCTAAGAAGAAATTCAccaataaatacaataagcaAAATTGAAGCAAGTCTAGGAATAAGAGCACAAGGAAAAGGAGCAGTGAATTCAGGACAGAGTACAGCAGCGCATGGAGGATCAAGTGCAGTCGTTAACATAGGAATAAATgcaggaggaaaaggaggagtgAATTCGGGAAAGAATACAGGAGCGTATGCAGGATCAAATGTAAACGCAAAAATAGGATTAGGTGCAGTAGTAGGAGCAGGAGTGAATTCAGGAAAGAATACAGGAGCGTATGGAGGATCAAATGCAAACGCTAAAATAGGAGTAGCTACAGCAGTAGGAGCAGGAGTGAATTCAGGAAAGAATACAGGATCGCATGGAGGATCAAATGCAAACGCTAAAATAGGAGTAGCTACAGCAGTAGGAGCAGGAGTGAATTCAGGAAAGAATACAGGATCGCATGGAGGATCAAATGCAAACGCTAAAATAGGAGTAGCTACAGCAGTAGGAGCAGGAGTGAATTCAGGAAAGAATACAGGATCGCATGGAGGATCAAATGCAAACGCTAAAATAGGAGTAGCTACAGCAGTAGGAGCAGGAGTGAATTCAGGAAAGAATACAGGAGGGCATGGAGGATCAAATGTAAACGCTAAAATAGGAATAGGTGCAGCAGGAGGAGTAAATGCGAGAGGAGACTCAAAAGCTGGTCTAGGAATATATGCAGGAGTACATGGAGGATCACATGCAAGAGCTGATTTAGGAATAAAGGGAGGAATAAATGCAGCAGGACATGGACGATCAGGTTCAAACACTGGTGCAAATGTAAATGCAGGAATAAATGtgagaacgaaagaaggatCAAGTGCAAAAGCTAGTATAGGAATAAATGCAGGAGTAAATGTGGGAGCGCATGGAAGATCAAATGCAGGAGCTAAAATAGGAATAAACACAAGAGTACATGCGGGAGATAATAGAGGATCAAAAGCAGGAGCAAATCTAGGAATAAGTGCAGGTCTACATACAAGATGGAACCTTCCCTCTCAAGAACATAACCAACACAAAAACCATCATGAATCTCATTTATCTTACATTCCCAGTTTCCATAATCTACCCAAATTACCACATATACCATTACCACATATACCATTGCCACATATACCATTACCTCATATACCATTTCCACCTTTCCACTTTTGGTCCACTAgcactacttctactactactgaAAAACCATGTGAATCTGAGTCTACTAGCTCTTCTACTTCTAAACATCCAATTGAAACATCGAGTAGCTCTGCATCGCCTAGTTCTTCCAGTCCCAAACAACCAAGCGTAGCACCAAGCAGCTCAGCCTCGCCTAGTTCCTTCAACTCTGAACAACCCAGTGAAGCACCTAGTAGTTCGGTCTCACCAAGTTCTGAATCTACCCCTTGTGAAGAACCAAGCAAAGCACCCAGCAGCTCTGCCTCACCAAGTTCTTCAAGTTCTGAACAACCTAGTGAAGCACCTAGCAGCTCTGCCTCGCCTAGTTCTTCCAGTTCTGAACAACCAAGCGCAGCACCCAGCAGCTCTGCCTCACCAAGTTCTTCAAGTTCTGAACAACCTAGTGAAGCACCTAGCAGCTCTGCCTCGCCTAGTTCTTCCAGTTCTGAACAACCAAGCGCAGCACCCAGCAGCTCTGCCTCACCAAGTCCTTCCAGTTCTGAACGACCTAGTGAAGAACCCAGCAGTTCTGCCTCACCTAGTTCTTCCAGTTCTGAAAAACCCAGTGAAGCACCCAGCAGCCCTGCCTCGCCTAGTTCTTCCAGTTCTGAACAACCAAGTGAAGCATCTAGTAGTTCGGCCTCACCAAATTCGGAATCTACTCCTTGTGAAGAACCAAGCGAAGCACCCAGCAGCTCTGCCTCGCCTAGTTCTACCAGTTCTGAACAACCTAGTGAAGCATCCAGCAGCTCTGCCTCGCCTAGTTCTTCCAGTTCTGAACAGCCCAGTGAAGCACCCAGCAGCTCTGCCTCGCCTAGTTCTTCCAGTTCTGAACAACCCAGTGAAGCACCCAGCAGCTCTGCCTCGCCTAGTTCTTCCAGTTCTGAACAACCAAGTGAAGCAACCAGCAGTTCTGCCTCACCAAGTCCTTCAAGTTCAGAACAACCAAGCGAAGCACCAAGCAGCTCTGCCTCGC CAAGTCCTTCCAGTTCAGAACAACCAAGCGAAGCACCAAGCAGCTCTGCCTCGCCTAGTTCTTCCAGTTCTGAACAACCAAGTGAAGCACCTAGTAGTTCGGCCGCACCAAATTCGGAATCTACTCCTTGTGAAGAACCAAGCGAAGCATCTAGCAGCTCTGCCTCGCATAGTTCTACTAGTTCTGAACAACCCAGTGAAGCACCCAGCAGCTCTGCCTCGCCTAGTTCTTCCAGTTCTGAACAACCCAGTGAAGCACCCAGCAGTTCTGCCTCACCCAGTCCTTCCAGTTCAGAGCAACCAAGCGAAGCACCAAGCAGCTCTGCCTCGCCTAGTTCTTCCAGTTCTGAACAACCCAGTGAAGCACCAAGCAGCTCTGCCTCACCAAGCTCTTCTAGTTCTGAACAACCAAGCGAAGCACCCAGCAGTTCTGCCTCACCAAGTCCTTCCAGTTCAGAACAACCAAGCGAAGCACCAAGCAGCTCTGCCTCGCCTAGTTCTTCCAGTTCTGAACAACCAAGTGAAGCACCTAGTAGTTCGGCCGCACCAAATTCGGAATCTACTCCTTGTGAAGAACCAAGCGAAGCACCTAGCAGCTCTGCCTCGCCCAGTTCTACTAGTTCTGAACAACCCAGTGAAGCACCCAGCAGCTCTGCCTCGCCTAGTTCTTCCAGTTCTGAACAGCCCAGTGAAGCACCCAGCAGCTCTGCCTCGCCAAGCTCTTCCAGTTCTGAACAACCAAGCGAAGCACCCAGCAGTTCTGCCTCACCAAGTCCTTCCAGTTCAGAACAACCAAGCGAAGCACCAAGCAGCTCTGCCTCGCCTAGTTCTTCCAGTTCTGAACAACCAAGTGAAGCACCTAGTAGTTCGGCCGCACCAAATTCGGAATCTACTCCTTGTGAAGAACCAAGCGAAGCACCTAGCAGCTCTGCCTCGCCCAGTTCTACTAGTTCTGAACAACCCAGTGAAGCACCCAGCAGCTCTGCCTCGCCTAGTTCTTCCAGTTCTGAACAGCCCAGTGAAGCACCCAGCAGCTCTGCCTCGCCAAGTTCTTCCAGTTCTGAACAACCCAGTGAAGCACCCAGCAGCTCTGCCTCGCCAAGTTCTTCCAGTTCTGAACAACCCAGTGAAGCACCCAGCAGCTCGGCCTCGCCTAGTTCTTCCAGTTCTGAACAACCCAGTGAAGCACCCAGCAGCTCTGCCTCACCAAGCTCTTCCAGTTCTGAACAACCAAGCGAAGCACCCAGCAGTTCTGCCTCACCGAGTCCTTCCAGTTCAGAACAACCAAGCGAAGCACCAAGCAGCTCTGCCTCGCCTAGTTCTTCCAGTTCTGAACAACCAAGTGAAGCAC CCAGCAGCTCTGCCTCACCAAGCTCTTCCAGTTCTGAACAACCAAGCGAAGCACCCAGCAGTTCTGCCTCACCAAGCTCTTCCAGTTCTGAACAACCCAGTGAAGCACCCAGCAGCTCTGCCTCGCCAAGTTCTTCCAGTTCTGAACAACCCAGTGAAGCACCCAGCAGCTCGGCCTCGCCTAGTTCTTCCAGTTCTGAACAACCCAGTGAAGCACCCAGCAGTTCTGCCTCACCAAGTCCTTCCAGTTCAGAACAACCAAGCGAAGCACCAAGCAGCTCTGCCTCACCTAGTACTTCCAGTTTTGAACAACCCAGTGAAGCACCCAGCAGCTCTGCCTCGCCTAGTTCTTCGAGTCCTGAACAACCCAGTGAAGCACCTAGTAGCTCTGCCTCGCCAATTTCTGAATCTACTCCTTGTGAAGAATCAAGCAAAGCACCCAGCAGTTCTGCTTCACCAAGTACTTCCAGTTCTGAACAACCAAGTGAAGCACCCAGCAGCTCTACTTCACCTAGTCCTTCCAGTTCTGAACAACCTAGTGAAGAACCCAGCAGCTCTACCTCGCCTAGTTCTTCCAGTTCTGAACAACCGAGCGTAACACCTAGTAGTTCGGCCTCACCAAGTTCTGAATCTACCCCTTGTGAAGATCCGAGCGAAGCACCCAGCAGCTCGGCTTCACCAAGTTCTTCCAGTTCTGAACAACCCAGTGAAGCACCAAGCAGCTCTGCCTCACCTAATTCTTCCAGTTCTGAACAACCCAGTGAAGCACCAAGCAGCTCTGCCTCACCTAGTTCTTCCAGTTCTGAACAACCCAGTGAAGCACCCAGCAGCTCTGCCTCGCCAAGTTCTTCTAGTTCTGAACAACCGAGCGTAGCACCTAGTAGTTCTGCCTCACCAAGTTCTTCCAGTTCTGAACAACCAAGTGAAGCACCCAGCAGCTCTGCCTCACCAAGTTCTGAATCTACCCCTTGTGAAGAACCAAGCGAAGCTCCCAGTAGCTCGGCCTCACCAAGTTCCTCCAGTTCTGAACAACCAAGTGAAGCACCCAGCAGCTCTGCCTCTC CAAGTTCTTCCAGTTCCGATCAACCAAGCGAAGCTCCCAGTAGCTCTGCCTCACCAAGTTCTTCTAGTTCTGAACAACCTAGTGAAGCACCCAGCAGCTCTGCCTCACCAAGTTCTGAATCTACCCCTTGTGAAGAACCAAGCGAAGCACCCAGCAGCTCTGCCTCGCCTAGTTCTTCCAGTTCTGAACAGCCCAGTGAAGCACCCAGCAGCTCTGCCTCGCCAAGTTCTTCCAGTTCTGAACAACCCAGTGAAGCACCCAGCAGCTCGGCCTCGCCTAGTTCTTCCAGTTCTGAACAACCCAGTGAAGCACCCAGCAGCTCTGCCTCACCAAGCTCTTCCAGTTCTGAACAACCAAGCGAAGCACCCAGCAGTTCTGCCTCACCAAGTCCTTCCAGTTCTGAACAACCAAGCGAAGCACCCAGCAGCTCTGCCTCACCTAGTTCTTCCAGTTCTGAACAACCAAGTGAAGCACCCAGCAGCTCTGCCTCACCAAGTTCTTCCAGTTCCGATCAACCAAGCGAAGCTCCCAGTAGCTCTGCCTCACCAAGTTCTTCCAGTTCTGAACAACCAAGTGAAGCACCCAGCAGCTCTACCTCACCAAGTTCTGAATCTACCCCTTGTGAAGAACCAAGCGAAGCACCCAGCAGCTCTGCCTCGCCTAGTTCTTCCAGTTCTGAGCAGCCCAGTGAAGCACCCAGCAGCTCTGCCTCGCCAAGTTCTTCCAGTTCTGAACAACCCAGTGAAGCACCCAGCAGCTCGGCCTCGCCTAGTTCTTCCAGTTCCGATCAACCAAGCGAAGCTCCCAGTAGCTCTGCCTCACCAAGTTCTTCCAGTTCTGAACAACCAAGTGAAGCACCCAGCAGCTCTGCCTCACCAAGTTCTGAATCTACCCCTTGTGAAGAACCAAGCGAAGCACCCAGCAGCTCTGCCTCGCCTAGTTCTTCCAGTTCTGAACAACCCAGTGAAGCACCCAGCAGCTCTGCCTCGCCTAGTTCTTCCAGTTCTGAACAACCCAGTGAAGCACCCAGCAGCTCTGCCTCACCAAGCTCTTCCAGTTCTGAACAACCAAGCGAAGCACCCAGCAGTTCTGTCTCACCAAGCTCTTCCAGTTCTGAACAACCAAGCGAAGCACCCAGCAGTTCTGCCTCACCAAGTCCTTCCAGTTCTGAACAACCAAGCGAAGCACCCAGCAGCTCTGCCTCAC CAAGCTCTTCCAGTTCTGAACAACCAAGCGAAGCACCCAGCAGTTCTGCCTCACCAAGTCCTTCCAGTTCTGAACAACCAAGCGAAGCACCCAGCAGTTCTGCCTCACCAAGCTCTTCCAGTTCTGAACAACCAAGCGAAGCACCCAGCAGTTCTGCCTCACCAAGTCCTTCCAGTTCTGAACAACCAAGCGAAGCACCCAGCAGTTCTGCCTCGCCTAGTTCTTCCAGTTCTGAACAACCCAGTGAAGCACCCAGCAGCTCTGCCTCACCAAGCTCTTCCAGTTCTGAACAACCAAGCGAAGCACCCAGCAGTTCTGCCTCACCAAGCTCTTCCAGTTCTGAGCAACCAAGCGAAGCACCAAGCAGCTCGGCCTCGCCTAGTTCCTCCAGTTCTGAACAACCAACTGAAGCACCCAGCAGCTCTGCCTCGCCTAGTTCTTCCAGTTCTGAACAACCAAGTGAAGCTCCCAGTAGCTCTGCCGCGCCTAGTTCTTCCAGTTCTGAACAACCAAGTGAAGCTCCCAGTAGCTCTGCCTCACCAAGTTCTTCCAGTTCTGAACAACCAAGTGAAGCACCCAGCAGCTCTGCCTCACCAAGTTCTGAATCTACCCCTTGTGAAGAACCAAGCGAAGCAC CCAGCAGCTCTGCCTCACCAAGTTCTGAATCTACCCCTTGTGAAGAACCAAGCGAAGCACCCAGCAGCTCGGCCTCGCCTAGTTCTTCCAGTTCTGAACAACCAAGCGAAGCACCCAGCAGCTCTGCCTCACCTAGTTCTTCCAGTTCTGAGCAACCAAGCGAAGCTCCCAGCAGCTCTGCCTCACCAACTTCTTCCAGTTCTGAACAACCTAGTGTAGGACCTAGTAGTTCGCCCTCACCAAGTTCTGACTCTACTCCTTGTGATGAATCAAGCGAAGGACCAAGCAGTTCTGGCTCCCCTAGTTCTTCCAGTTCTCCCCAACCGAGCGGAGCACCAAGTAGTTCTGCCTCACCAAGTACTGATTCCACCCCTTGGACCCCATCGACTGGTGTACCTTACCACTTTACGAATCCTGCCGGTCGACATTGCATTTgctattga